A window of Xyrauchen texanus isolate HMW12.3.18 chromosome 10, RBS_HiC_50CHRs, whole genome shotgun sequence contains these coding sequences:
- the LOC127651017 gene encoding uncharacterized protein LOC127651017, which translates to MDTDGMVIEVIGLPDIDPKSMIDRLTVHFLRRSNKGGDVLTVIYPTSTKDQAYVVFESAEVPGVLEHRHLLEVEGQFYPLDVKRVHRPQLDMPVEASLNVNMFSRQREIQYLLESNGFKVSEPRSGELHLEGSFFRLKLIHSKLMQLLDQESHLKRKTPLPYTNSYSNGSVSKYHPNEYEFIHKSKLRHNHANGNSMYAGASSPSTARTSRSPESPNSLPLLQPASPLAGSSSSGGSFSSPSRYNDESNVIWKSPSPRQTEFSFSVEPDVFRYTVYFEKDVIKKIESDHSTHIKHDDNSEVFIVRVLGGDCKEAGKKLSYFMQDITSSLRTQEIELNKFGISQKRLIVREMHKLKDIYKVLIWLEQDVIKVVGSSKDSYEVKQKLLGCVVDSPVPSQLARNSQLRRSNSLPRQQTRTKTVNVSSRRSPDTVLQDATSSSSASQSQSGRDLQQDRGRQLSKPTAQHGRPRSASEFRNKNQNRVDRPLPTNGKKDFTPPSGVKTSKQSPAPKIVPPLQIPVVDIKSKLRKNQKSQISHV; encoded by the exons ATGGACACAGATGGAATGGTTATCGAAGTTATTGGGCTTCCAGACATCGACCCAAAAAGCATGATTGACAGATTAACCGTGCACTTTCTGAGGCGCAGTAACAAGGGTGGAGATGTTTTAACAGTGATTTATCCAACCTCTACCAAAGACCAGGCGTATGTAGTCTTTGAATCAGCAGAAG TACCTGGAGTTTTGGAACACCGTCATCTTTTGGAAGTGGAAGGTCAGTTTTACCCACTGGATGTTAAAAGGGTACATCGGCCTCAG CTGGACATGCCAGTTGAAGCATCCCTCAATGTGAATATGTTCTCCAGACAGAGAGAAATCCAATATCTTCTTGAAAGCAATGGCTTTAAGGTGTCAGAGCCCAGATCAGGTGAGCTGCATTTGGAGGGCTCCTTTTTCAGACTTAAACTCATCCATTCAAAACTCATGCAGCTTCTGGATCAAGAAAGCCATCTTAAGAGAAAAACACCTCTGCCTTACACTAATAGCTACTCAAATGGCTCTGTCTCCAAATATCACCCCAATGAATATGAATTCATACATAAATCCAAATTGagacacaatcatgccaatggcAACTCAATGTATGCTGGGGCCAGTAGCCCATCTACAGCAAGAACCTCAAGATCCCCAGAGTCTCCAAACAGTCTGCCACTGTTGCAGCCTGCCTCTCCACTGGCTGGAAGCTCAAGCTCAGGAGGCTCCTTTAGCAGTCCCTCCAGGTACAATGATGAATCCAACGTAATCTGGAAGAGCCCTTCTCCCAGGCAAACTGAGTTTTCTTTCTCTGTGGAACCAGATGTGTTTAGATACACAGTGTACTTTGAAAAAgatgttattaaaaaaattgaaTCCGATCACAGCACTCATATTAAGCATGATGATAATTCAGAGGTTTTTATTGTCAGAGTCTTGGGAGGGGACTGTAAGGAAGCAGGTAAGAAACTGTCTTACTTCATGCAGGACATCACCTCATCTCTACGAACACAAGAAATAGAGCTGAATAAATTTGGTATTAGTCAGAAGAGACTAATTGTTCGTGAAATGCACAAGCTCAAAGACATCTACAAAGTTTTGATTTGGCTGGAACAGGATGTTATTAAAGTGGTGGGATCATCAAAAGACAGCTATGAAGTGAAGCAAAAGCTTCTTGGATGTGTGGTTGACAGTCCTGTGCCTAGCCAGTTGGCGAGGAACTCACAATTGCGACGCAGCAACTCTTTACCAAGGCAGCAAACAAGGACTAAAACTGTGAATGTTAGCTCAAGACGAAGTCCTGACACTGTGCTTCAGGATGCTACTAGTAGTTCCTCCGCCTCACAGTCTCAGTCTGGGCGAGACTTACAACAGGATAGAGGTCGTCAGTTGTCTAAACCCACTGCTCAACATGGCAGGCCACGTAGCGCTTCTGAGTTCCGAAATAAAAATCAAAACAGAGTAGACAGACCGCTGCCAACCAATGGTAAGAAGGATTTTACACCCCCTAGTGGAGTCAAGACATCTAAACAAAGCCCAGCACCTAAAATTGTTCCTCCTTTGCAGATCCCTGTTGTTGACATAAAATCAAAACTTCGCAAAAATCAAAAGTCACAAATTTCCCACGT